The following coding sequences lie in one Spinacia oleracea cultivar Varoflay chromosome 1, BTI_SOV_V1, whole genome shotgun sequence genomic window:
- the LOC110794813 gene encoding scarecrow-like protein 33, which yields MDPQLEELYGTLHRIKFSDQKVPILASNNLVNTSKLHNSNLNLSFENPSLIPPNPNLNVVLPSVGQGQDTESSLHEDYDFSDAVLKYITQVLMEEDEEEKTRLYHEPSALEATEKTLYDVLGEQYPSPQNQYNLPHIKHDNWKVNGVSSFVTDAYSGASSSSSFIDPNWSVYPYGYNPLPIVDFSVPSPNLSLQTSFSSSNRPSSNLSLQTSYSSSNYSGGQYDVMQLNHYESPFNLASNAIGLVDATAESPVSALSVSEIFNDSQSMLQFHKGIEEANKFLPKFILSKDLMNRSSSSRDSVVKLENVHKNEIPAEVLGGTKHRNRDELQSEERRGNKQSAVSHVSDEAVMRSEMFDKVLLCSGGKNDADLREVLQSGLNKNAQNGQPKGSGSGGRGRGRRQGSRREVIDLRSLLSLCAQAVGSNDQRNANDLLRQIRQYSSPTGDGNQRLAHYFADGLEARLAGVGTPIYSCLLTGPASAIDILRAYHMFLAVCPFKKMGNFFCNRAITEVAEKATQLHIIDIGIVYGFQWPCLFQRLSSRPGGPPKIRITGVDNPQPGFRPAKRVEETGRRLKNYAESFGITFEFNAIAKKWETLTVEDLKIDSDEVLVVNSMFRFKYVPEETAMVECPRDMVLNLIKQIKPEIFIQGVVNGAFNSPFFITRFREALFHFSTLFDLLETNLPRDIEERVLIEREIFGRQAMNVIACEGLERIERPETYKQWQVRNERAGFRQLPLNPETLNMAKKRVKSVYHKDYSIDEDGHWLLQGWKGRIVYALTTWKPVYEEPS from the coding sequence ATGGATCCACAATTAGAGGAATTATATGGGACTTTGCATCGAATCAAGTTCAGTGACCAAAAGGTTCCGATTTTGGCAAGTAACAATCTTGTTAATACATCGAAATTACACAATTCCAATTtgaatttgagttttgaaaatcCTTCATTGATCCCCCCAAACCCAAATTTGAATGTGGTTTTGCCGTCGGTAGGTCAGGGTCAGGATACTGAGTCATCCCTTCATGAAGATTATGATTTTAGTGATGCTGTACTTAAGTACATCACCCAAGTTCTGATGGAAGAGGACGAGGAAGAGAAAACCCGTCTATATCATGAGCCTTCAGCTCTTGAAGCAACGGAGAAAACATTGTATGATGTGTTAGGGGAGCAGTATCCTTCTCCACAAAACCAATATAATTTGCCTCATATTAAGCATGATAACTGGAAAGTCAATGGTGTTAGTAGTTTTGTCACTGATGCTTACAGTGGAGCGAGTAGTAGTAGCAGCTTCATAGACCCTAATTGGTCTGTTTACCCTTATGGATATAACCCTTTACCCATAGTTGATTTTTCCGTGCCTTCCCCGAACTTGTCATTGCAAACATCTTTCAGTTCCTCGAATAGACCTTCCTCGAACTTGTCATTGCAAACATCATACAGTTCATCGAATTATTCAGGGGGGCAATATGATGTTATGCAATTGAACCACTATGAGTCACCATTTAACTTAGCAAGTAATGCTATTGGTTTGGTGGATGCAACAGCAGAATCTCCTGTGAGTGCCCTTAGTGTGTCCGAGATATTCAATGATAGTCAGTCGATGTTGCAGTTTCACAAAGGGATTGAGGAAGCAAATAAGTTTCTACCAAAGTTTATTTTGTCCAAAGATTTGATGAATAGAAGCTCCTCTTCCCGTGATTCAGTAGTTAAGCTGGAAAATGTACATAAAAATGAGATTCCAGCAGAGGTTTTGGGTGGAACAAAGCATCGCAATCGAGATGAATTGCAGTCAGAGGAAAGAAGGGGGAATAAGCAGTCAGCTGTTTCTCATGTTTCTGATGAGGCAGTTATGAGATCAGAAATGTTTGATAAGGTGTTATTGTGTAGTGGAGGTAAAAATGATGCTGACCTTCGGGAAGTTTTACAGAGTGGACTAAACAAAAACGCACAAAATGGTCAGCCAAAGGGGTCTGGTAGTGGCGGCAGAGGACGTGGTAGGAGACAAGGGAGTAGGAGAGAAGTAATAGATTTAAGATCCCTGTTAAGCCTGTGTGCGCAAGCTGTTGGATCAAATGATCAAAGGAATGCAAATGACTTGCTTAGGCAAATTAGGCAATATTCTTCTCCAACTGGAGATGGAAATCAAAGACTGGCACACTATTTTGCAGATGGATTAGAGGCACGCCTTGCTGGTGTTGGAACTCCTATATATAGCTGTCTTCTCACTGGCCCTGCATCTGCTATTGATATCTTGAGAGCTTACCATATGTTTTTAGCCGTATGTCCTTTTAAGAAAATGGGAAATTTCTTCTGTAATAGAGCGATTACAGAGGTGGCGGAGAAAGCAACACAACTTCATATTATTGACATTGGTATAGTCTATGGTTTCCAATGGCCTTGTCTATTTCAGCGCCTTTCATCAAGACCTGGTGGGCCCCCCAAAATTCGTATTACTGGAGTTGATAATCCACAACCGGGGTTTCGGCCTGCCAAAAGGGTAGAGGAGACAGGGCGTCGCTTGAAGAACTATGCTGAGTCTTTTGGCATAACATTCGAGTTCAATGCTATTGCAAAGAAGTGGGAAACACTTACGGTTGAAGATCTCAAGATTGATAGTGATGAGGTACTTGTTGTGAATTCCATGTTCAGATTTAAATATGTACCCGAGGAAACAGCAATGGTTGAATGTCCGAGAGATATGGTTCTCAATCTCATAAAGCAGATAAAACCAGAAATTTTCATACAAGGTGTTGTTAACGGGGCTTTCAATTCCCCCTTTTTCATTACTCGATTCCGCGAGGCTCTCTTTCATTTCTCAACTCTGTTTGATTTGCTTGAGACTAATCTTCCACGGGATATCGAAGAAAGGGTATTGATTGAGAGAGAGATATTTGGGAGACAAGCGATGAATGTGATTGCTTGTGAGGGTTTAGAAAGGATAGAAAGGCCAGAGACATACAAGCAGTGGCAAGTCCGAAATGAAAGGGCTGGATTCAGACAGCTACCTTTAAACCCCGAGACATTGAATATGGCGAAAAAGAGGGTGAAATCTGTGTATCACAAAGATTACTCCATTGATGAAGACGGGCATTGGTTGTTGCAGGGATGGAAGGGTAGAATTGTCTATGCACTCACAACTTGGAAGCCTGTCTATGAAGAGCCCTCCTAA
- the LOC110794811 gene encoding B-type cell cycle switch protein ccs52B, which produces MEFEQRRKSGINLPSGMSETSLRLDTPKSRNETTPFRSNLCLSSPRSVSSPRSITSLSTATPSPTSKKSICSDRFIPCRSSSRLHAFGLIEKCSSSPNSKNNNNGKEGGNNNSNHEAYTRLLKQELFGADFVASPCSAAGSPISSPNKNMLRFKMEYSSPNSSFSPSALGRDSGSYNEISTPPKPPRRVPKTPHKVLDAPSLQDDFYLNLVDWSSQNLLAVGLGTCVYLWNASNSKVTKLCDLGPNDGVCAVQWTKEGSYISVGTTSGQVQVWDGTQCKKVRTLNGHQTRAGVLAWSSRILASGSRDRNILQHDLRVSNDYVSKLVGHKSEVCGLKWSHDDRELASGGNDNQLLVWNQHSQQPVLKLTEHTAAVKAIAWSPHQSGLLASGGGTADRCIRFWNTSNGNQINSIDTGSQVCNLAWSKNVNEIVSTHGYSQNQIMVWKYPSLSKVATLTGHSLRVLYLAVSPDGQTIVTGAGDETLRFWNIFPSVKTPTPVKETGLWSLGRTYIR; this is translated from the exons atggaGTTTGAACAAAGGAGGAAAAGTGGGATAAATCTGCCATCTGGGATGTCAGAAACATCCCTAAGACTGGACACACCAAAATCAAGAAATGAAACAACCCCATTTCGATCAAATCTCTGTTTATCATCACCAAGATCAGTGTCATCCCCTAGATCAATTACTAGCCTTTCAACAGCTACTCCATCGCCTACGTCGAAAAAGTCGATTTGCAGTGACAGATTTATACCTTGCAGATCTTCTTCTAGGCTTCATGCTTTTGGGTTGATTGAGAAATGTTCTTCTTCCCCTAATAGTAAAAATAACAATAATGGAAAAGAAGGGGGGAATAACAATAGCAATCATGAGGCTTATACTAGATTATTAAAGCAAGAGTTGTTTGGTGCTGATTTTGTTGCTTCTCCTTGTTCTGCTGCAGGCTCACCAATCAGTAGTCCAAACAAGAATATGCTGAGGTTCAAGATGGAGTATTCTTCCCCAAATTCGTCTTTCTCACCCTCCGCCCTCGGCCGTGATTCTGGGTCTTATAATGAGATCTCTACTCCTCCCAAGCCTCCTAGGAGGGTTCCCAAGACACCTCACAAG GTTTTGGATGCGCCATCATTACAGGATGATTTCTACTTAAATCTGGTAGATTGGTCATCTCAAAATCTGCTTGCGGTTGGACTTGGTACCTGTGTATACTTGTGGAATGCATCTAACAGCAAA GTGACTAAATTATGTGATTTAGGACCAAATGATGGTGTTTGTGCAGTTCAATGGACAAAAGAGGGTTCCTATATATCTGTTGGAACAACTAGTGGTCAAGTTCAG GTATGGGATGGGACTCAATGCAAAAAGGTAAGAACACTAAATGGCCATCAAACAAGAGCCGGCGTTTTGGCATGGAGTTCGCGTATATTAGCCTCCGGAAGTAGAGACAGGAACATACTTCAACATGATCTTCGTGTCTCTAATGACTATGTTAGCAAGCTTGTTGGACATAAATCTGAG GTATGTGGGTTAAAATGGTCTCATGATGATAGGGAACTTGCATCAGGAGGCAATGACAATCAG CTGTTGGTTTGGAACCAGCACTCTCAGCAACCAGTTCTGAAACTGACAGAGCACACAGCGGCCGTGAAGGCCATAGCTTGGTCGCCTCACCAGAGCGGTCTGCTTGCTTCAGGAGGTGGAACTGCTGACCGTTGTATTCGATTTTGGAATACTTCAAATGGGAATCAGATAAACAGCATTGATACAGGAAGTCAG GTATGCAATCTTGCATGGAGTAAGAATGTGAATGAAATTGTTAGCACTCATGGGTATTCTCAGAATCAGATAATGGTGTGGAAGTATCCTTCATTATCAAAG GTTGCTACATTAACGGGACATAGTTTGCGAGTTCTCTATCTTGCTGTTTCCCCCGATGGTCAG ACAATAGTGACTGGAGCGGGAGATGAGACCCTAAGGTTTTGGAATATCTTCCCTTCCGTTAAAACACCG ACACCAGTCAAGGAAACTGGTCTGTGGTCATTGGGACGAACATATATTCGTTGA
- the LOC110794812 gene encoding uncharacterized protein, producing MSGAGVPDFFYREAQRLGYVARSAFKLLQLQEKYKLIKPGSSVLDLGCAPGAWLQVACQSLGPPKSGGVVVGIDLKKVKVPSTYCDARVQTVCADVMSFSRDHIRSLSPKKGFSVILSDMCPLVSGIKTKDAALSAELGMRALDLAVGSAVLAQEEDDEHETKEEADTEDDKGILLPGGNLVIKLLEGEDMQEFGQMCKPLFKKASWLRPKATRSSSREIYLICQGLRPSRLRNF from the exons ATGAGCGGAGCAGGAGTTCCAGACTTCTTCTACAGAGAAGCTCAACGACTTGGTTACGTCGCTCGTTCTGCCTTCAAG TTGTTGCAATTACAAGAGAAATACAAGTTGATTAAGCCAGGATCATCTGTGCTTGATCTGGGTTGTGCTCCAGGCGCCTGGCTTCAG GTTGCTTGTCAGAGCTTGGGTCCTCCCAAAAGTGGTGGGGTTGTTGTGGGTATTGACTTAAAG AAGGTGAAAGTTCCTTCTACTTATTGTGATGCTAGGGTCCAAACTGTTTGTGCTGATGTTATGAGCTTCTCTAGGGACCATATCAGGTCACTTTCCCCCAAG AAGGGATTTTCCGTCATTTTATCAGATATGTGCCCTTTAGTATCTGGAATCAAAACAAAAGATGCAGCCTTATCGGCTGAGTTAGGCATGCGAGCCCTTGACTTGGCTGTTGGAAGTGCTGTTCTTGCCCAGGAAGAAGATGACGAGCATGAGACGAAAGAAGAGGCTGATACTGAAGATGACAAGGGTATCTTGCTTCCTGGGGGAAACCTTGTCATTAAGCTTTTGGAGGGTGAAGATATGCAAG AATTTGGTCAAATGTGTAAACCACTCTTCAAAAAGGCATCATGGTTGAGACCCAAAGCTACTAGATCTTCTTCACGAGAAATATATTTGATTTGTCAAGGATTGCGTCCAAGTAGGCTTAGGAATTTCTGA